Proteins co-encoded in one Halorussus lipolyticus genomic window:
- a CDS encoding chemotaxis protein CheW — protein MSETVSDVQVLEFRLEDRNYCIDIAHVDEIVDKKELTPLPNSDPRVEGVMDLRGTTTTIINPKKVLDLEQTETGERVVVLESEDDDEGNVGWLIDAVNQVVSIDAENVDQSVESGSVRGIVRQDDGFVVWVKPEEINN, from the coding sequence ATGTCAGAAACCGTCAGTGACGTGCAGGTCCTCGAATTCCGGCTAGAGGACCGGAACTACTGCATCGACATCGCGCACGTGGACGAAATCGTGGACAAGAAGGAACTGACGCCGCTCCCGAACTCCGACCCGCGCGTCGAGGGCGTGATGGACCTCCGGGGAACCACGACCACCATCATCAACCCCAAGAAGGTGTTGGACCTCGAACAGACCGAAACCGGCGAGCGCGTGGTCGTCCTCGAAAGCGAGGACGACGACGAGGGCAACGTCGGATGGCTCATCGACGCGGTGAATCAGGTCGTCAGCATCGACGCCGAGAACGTGGACCAGAGCGTCGAGAGCGGGTCGGTCCGGGGCATCGTCCGCCAAGACGACGGCTTCGTGGTCTGGGTCAAGCCCGAGGAAATCAACAACTGA
- a CDS encoding ArsR/SmtB family transcription factor produces MEAVELLRVLGNKYNAEILRATNEPKSAQELSDELEIPIATSYRRIEELTEADLLELSGREFSDEGRRTKVYRRNVDSLEIAFGEEDIDVSVDERPDVDNSLADVWRDLKAE; encoded by the coding sequence ATGGAGGCCGTGGAACTCCTCCGGGTACTCGGCAACAAGTACAACGCCGAGATACTCCGAGCCACGAACGAGCCCAAGTCGGCCCAAGAGCTTAGCGACGAGCTCGAAATCCCGATAGCGACCAGCTATCGGCGAATCGAGGAACTCACCGAGGCCGACCTCCTCGAACTCTCCGGCCGGGAGTTCTCCGACGAAGGGCGCAGAACGAAGGTCTACCGCCGGAACGTCGATTCGCTCGAAATCGCGTTCGGCGAGGAGGACATCGACGTGTCGGTAGACGAGCGTCCGGACGTGGACAACTCGCTGGCCGACGTGTGGCGTGACCTCAAGGCCGAATAA
- a CDS encoding DUF7521 family protein, which translates to MQTIELLYVVFSLTLATAGLSMVGLAVRAYNRTSRRAMFHLSIGFTLIVAAALATTVSAFLTRFEQTRMLLSVNYLITTVGYLFVIYSITAEE; encoded by the coding sequence ATGCAAACGATAGAACTGCTGTACGTCGTGTTCAGTCTGACTCTCGCAACCGCCGGTCTCTCGATGGTCGGACTCGCGGTTCGGGCGTACAACCGCACGTCTCGACGGGCGATGTTCCACCTCTCGATTGGGTTCACGCTCATCGTGGCCGCCGCGCTTGCGACCACGGTCAGCGCCTTCCTGACTCGCTTCGAGCAGACCCGGATGTTGCTCTCGGTCAACTACCTCATTACGACGGTGGGCTATCTATTCGTCATCTATAGCATCACAGCCGAGGAGTGA
- a CDS encoding archaellin/type IV pilin N-terminal domain-containing protein codes for MKERLTDRGQVGIGTLIVFIAMVLVAAIAAGVLINTAGFLQTKSEQTGQESSAQVSNRVQVVSAFGEVSNNERVNQVNLTVMRGSGSDDINLSAATIEWIGPDTAKTLTEANYDAATAEPGDAAAGEEPHFNVSDIKDGDDSVPVLNTQDDRFTIAMNTTAISSGTLGEGEEVKLKLTTQYGAVTLYRANIPQSLSQESAVTV; via the coding sequence ATCAAAGAACGACTAACTGACAGAGGTCAAGTGGGTATCGGTACGCTCATCGTGTTCATCGCGATGGTGCTGGTCGCCGCGATTGCCGCCGGCGTCCTCATCAACACGGCCGGTTTCCTCCAGACCAAGTCCGAGCAGACTGGTCAGGAGTCCAGCGCGCAGGTCTCGAACCGCGTGCAGGTCGTGAGTGCATTCGGTGAAGTCAGCAACAACGAGCGAGTCAATCAGGTCAACCTGACGGTGATGCGTGGGTCCGGTTCCGACGACATCAACCTGTCTGCGGCCACCATCGAGTGGATTGGTCCAGACACCGCCAAGACGCTGACCGAGGCCAACTACGACGCGGCCACGGCAGAACCCGGTGACGCCGCCGCAGGTGAGGAGCCGCACTTCAACGTGTCCGACATCAAGGACGGTGACGACTCCGTGCCCGTCCTCAACACGCAGGACGACCGGTTCACCATCGCCATGAACACCACCGCAATCAGTTCCGGAACCCTCGGCGAAGGTGAGGAAGTGAAGCTCAAGCTCACCACCCAGTACGGTGCCGTGACCCTCTACCGCGCCAACATCCCGCAGTCGCTCTCCCAAGAGAGCGCGGTGACGGTCTAA
- a CDS encoding HEAT repeat domain-containing protein yields the protein MTSLFELEKTGDVDQITSLLTNSNSEPVRRRAADILGEVDASDEEVVGPLVTAAQSDSSETVRAAAIDALDQRHAVERLVSALTGEEIPTDGAEWARAEALVETLSADQPELRMASANALGRIGNKAGTKALVKHLRDPDQRVRARAARALGRIEDQRAISALRKRLSDESVEVRRESADSLGRIGGDESLAALLDLLDDESETVRRIAANSLGNFGSAEPLDALVSMLTDESETVRRAAVFSLIELLSNAPGQKSHELRERMVEKLSANDHRSVVDSLVDILEQGNQPHQRRNAAWLLGRVTGENNREAAIEALASVLDDDDGMTAQFAATSIAEVGGEIAEDVLLEVLEDPETSGSARAKAAFTLGKVGGERARRELDSLIDETDDEEVRKRAFSALSKLGGRG from the coding sequence GTGACTTCGCTGTTCGAACTGGAAAAGACGGGCGACGTGGACCAGATTACCTCGCTGTTGACCAACAGCAACAGCGAACCGGTCCGCCGCCGCGCGGCCGACATCCTCGGCGAGGTCGATGCCTCCGACGAGGAGGTCGTCGGTCCGCTAGTGACGGCCGCCCAGAGCGACAGCAGTGAGACCGTGCGGGCCGCGGCTATCGACGCACTCGACCAGCGCCACGCCGTCGAGCGACTGGTCTCTGCGCTGACTGGCGAGGAGATTCCGACCGACGGTGCCGAGTGGGCGCGCGCCGAGGCGCTGGTCGAGACCTTATCTGCCGACCAACCGGAACTCCGGATGGCGTCGGCCAACGCTTTGGGACGAATCGGTAACAAGGCCGGGACCAAGGCGCTGGTCAAACACCTCCGGGACCCCGACCAGCGAGTCCGCGCTCGGGCGGCCCGTGCCCTCGGCCGAATCGAGGACCAGCGGGCAATTTCGGCGCTCCGGAAGCGTCTGAGCGACGAGAGCGTCGAGGTCCGCCGGGAGTCCGCCGACTCGCTCGGACGCATCGGCGGCGACGAGTCGCTGGCGGCGCTGTTGGACCTGCTGGACGACGAGAGCGAGACCGTTCGGCGAATCGCGGCCAACTCGCTGGGCAACTTCGGGAGCGCCGAACCGCTCGACGCGCTGGTGTCGATGCTGACAGACGAGAGCGAGACCGTCCGTCGGGCGGCAGTGTTCTCGCTTATCGAACTCCTGTCGAACGCGCCGGGCCAGAAAAGCCACGAACTCCGCGAGCGGATGGTCGAGAAGTTGAGCGCCAACGACCATCGGAGCGTCGTGGACTCGCTGGTGGACATCCTCGAACAGGGCAACCAGCCACATCAGCGCCGGAACGCCGCGTGGTTGCTCGGCCGGGTGACGGGCGAGAACAACCGCGAGGCCGCAATCGAGGCGCTGGCGTCGGTGCTGGACGACGACGACGGGATGACCGCCCAGTTCGCCGCGACCAGCATCGCCGAGGTCGGTGGGGAAATCGCCGAGGACGTGCTATTGGAGGTCCTCGAAGACCCCGAGACCAGTGGAAGCGCGCGTGCCAAGGCGGCGTTCACGCTCGGAAAGGTCGGCGGCGAGCGCGCGCGCCGGGAACTCGACTCGCTCATCGACGAGACCGACGACGAGGAGGTCCGAAAACGAGCCTTCTCGGCGCTGTCGAAACTCGGCGGCCGGGGATAG
- a CDS encoding methyl-accepting chemotaxis protein, translated as MTFDGGTKTDEVSVSESRTVTRSQLSEAYRDTDASDDLQQAQAVHLGHLLDDPEMGDDDAADLGQRHADAEVTPATFAGTYEAGVEELVGETFEQLRHRLADDNEAVAEELRRAEDELQSALSATMADMQTGLDAYEVGVEDEGEATDEQESEAIEQEAEAVEQQPEADDLEAAADDDEEELNVDDDDLLDGIGVPVFMLDTKREEVAAWNSALEELTGVSADEALGIDSVSEAFYPDGRRVKTLADKVAEFPESAHIEFDVKKADSARTLYTDESTMVDRDGVERKIEFSAMPLYDEGDLIAVVETVRDRTEDIRRQEGITALVEELIGTLTAMEMGDLSARASFEDEHDVVDDSLVEVVGQVNDMADRFEVLTERVGEKADDLEESVEQASESARVIDERVEEQTAQLSEVATQMENFSASMEEVAASSDEVASAAEQAKASADSGLESSEGAREATEEVIESSDQLVETVTELESQMSEIEEVVEVIAEVADQTNLLALNANIEAARAGEAGSGFEVVADEVKQLANETREHTEEIATRIEDVQAQANETVVAVEEGNDQIKRAGEEIEDALVALDEIADAVEEAATGVTEVAEANDEQAANVEQVMATVENVRDQTQEVEAATDQIVSATRKQNETIEELSVRVNEMRSES; from the coding sequence GTGACGTTCGACGGCGGGACCAAGACCGACGAGGTATCGGTCTCCGAAAGCCGAACTGTCACCCGCTCTCAACTTTCTGAGGCGTATCGAGACACCGACGCGAGCGACGACCTTCAGCAAGCGCAGGCGGTCCACCTCGGACACCTTTTAGACGACCCCGAGATGGGAGACGACGACGCCGCCGACCTCGGCCAGCGACACGCCGACGCCGAGGTCACGCCAGCGACGTTCGCCGGGACCTACGAGGCCGGCGTCGAGGAGTTGGTCGGCGAGACGTTCGAGCAGTTGCGCCATCGACTCGCGGACGACAACGAAGCGGTGGCCGAAGAACTTCGACGCGCCGAGGACGAACTCCAGTCGGCGCTGTCGGCGACGATGGCGGACATGCAGACCGGTCTCGACGCCTACGAGGTGGGTGTGGAAGATGAAGGAGAAGCAACCGACGAACAGGAATCGGAAGCCATCGAGCAGGAAGCCGAAGCTGTCGAACAGCAACCGGAGGCGGACGACCTCGAAGCGGCGGCCGACGACGACGAGGAGGAACTCAACGTGGACGACGACGACCTGCTGGACGGCATCGGCGTCCCCGTGTTCATGCTCGACACCAAGCGCGAGGAGGTCGCGGCGTGGAACTCCGCGCTCGAAGAACTGACCGGCGTGTCGGCCGACGAGGCGCTGGGTATCGACAGCGTTAGCGAGGCGTTCTACCCGGACGGTCGGCGCGTGAAGACGCTGGCGGACAAGGTGGCCGAGTTCCCCGAGTCGGCCCACATCGAGTTCGACGTGAAGAAGGCCGACAGCGCGCGCACCCTCTACACCGACGAGAGTACGATGGTGGACCGCGACGGCGTCGAGCGCAAAATCGAGTTCTCGGCCATGCCCCTGTACGACGAGGGCGACCTCATCGCGGTCGTAGAGACGGTCCGCGACCGCACCGAGGACATCCGCCGCCAAGAGGGCATCACTGCGCTGGTCGAGGAACTCATCGGCACCCTGACCGCGATGGAGATGGGCGACCTCTCGGCCCGCGCGTCGTTCGAGGACGAACACGACGTGGTGGACGACTCGCTGGTCGAAGTCGTCGGACAGGTCAACGACATGGCCGACCGGTTCGAGGTACTGACCGAGCGCGTCGGCGAGAAGGCCGACGATTTGGAGGAGTCGGTCGAACAGGCGTCCGAGTCGGCCCGCGTCATCGACGAGCGAGTCGAGGAGCAGACCGCCCAACTCTCGGAGGTCGCCACCCAGATGGAGAACTTCTCGGCGAGCATGGAGGAGGTCGCGGCCAGTTCCGACGAGGTGGCCTCGGCGGCAGAGCAGGCCAAGGCGTCGGCCGACAGCGGTCTCGAATCCAGCGAGGGTGCCCGCGAGGCCACCGAGGAGGTCATCGAGAGCAGTGACCAGTTGGTCGAGACCGTCACCGAACTCGAATCCCAGATGAGCGAAATCGAGGAGGTCGTGGAGGTCATCGCCGAGGTGGCCGACCAGACCAACCTGCTGGCGCTCAACGCCAACATCGAGGCCGCCCGCGCCGGCGAGGCCGGAAGCGGGTTCGAGGTCGTCGCCGACGAGGTGAAGCAGTTGGCCAACGAGACTCGCGAACACACCGAGGAAATCGCCACGCGAATCGAGGACGTGCAGGCCCAAGCCAACGAAACCGTGGTTGCGGTCGAAGAAGGCAACGACCAAATCAAGCGCGCTGGCGAGGAAATCGAGGACGCGCTGGTCGCGCTTGACGAAATCGCCGACGCAGTCGAGGAGGCCGCGACCGGCGTGACCGAAGTCGCGGAGGCAAACGACGAGCAGGCCGCCAACGTCGAGCAGGTCATGGCCACCGTCGAGAACGTCCGCGACCAGACCCAAGAGGTCGAGGCCGCGACCGACCAAATCGTCTCGGCGACCCGCAAGCAGAACGAGACCATCGAGGAACTCTCTGTGCGGGTCAACGAGATGCGAAGCGAGTCCTGA
- a CDS encoding CheF family chemotaxis protein — protein MSKEGEHKIADTQGKFLQVVKKGRKLNDPEWTSGRILLSNKRLVLAGNQGKRTIPLSEVKGLTGRYDVNQAVASVSDYLSVEFGKNVVLLATGIDIDEFETELYGALLNQKMILTKHPAIEGGVIQDTDWEKARVKITEEMVNVAIASGTFVGIELDDIGSVERATRTVKGEQRTVLEIEHTQGDTSVQTYISGDTRRCALLESLFEKGARQNEGGVELDETEKEVLMALYSGVSSFEIPDFLGMDVDEVESIFERLIEVEVLEEVRKRREVSLKTRGRNIASESINEK, from the coding sequence ATGAGCAAGGAAGGCGAGCACAAGATTGCCGACACGCAGGGGAAGTTCTTGCAAGTCGTCAAGAAGGGCCGCAAACTGAACGACCCCGAGTGGACCAGCGGCCGCATCCTGCTGTCGAACAAGCGACTCGTGTTGGCGGGCAATCAGGGCAAGCGGACCATTCCGCTGTCGGAGGTCAAAGGCCTGACCGGGCGCTACGACGTGAATCAGGCGGTGGCCTCGGTATCGGACTACCTCAGCGTCGAGTTCGGCAAGAACGTCGTCCTACTGGCGACCGGCATCGACATCGACGAGTTCGAGACCGAACTCTACGGGGCGCTCCTCAACCAGAAGATGATCCTGACCAAACACCCCGCAATCGAAGGGGGCGTGATTCAGGACACCGACTGGGAGAAGGCGCGGGTCAAGATTACCGAGGAGATGGTCAACGTCGCCATCGCCTCGGGCACGTTCGTCGGCATCGAGTTGGACGACATCGGGTCGGTCGAACGGGCGACTCGGACAGTCAAGGGCGAACAGCGGACCGTCCTCGAAATCGAACACACCCAAGGCGACACCAGCGTCCAGACGTACATCTCGGGCGACACTCGGCGGTGTGCCCTGCTGGAATCGCTGTTCGAGAAGGGCGCGCGCCAGAACGAGGGCGGCGTCGAGTTGGACGAGACCGAGAAGGAAGTCCTGATGGCGCTGTACTCGGGGGTCTCCTCGTTCGAGATTCCGGACTTCCTCGGCATGGACGTGGACGAGGTGGAGTCCATTTTCGAGCGCCTCATCGAAGTGGAGGTACTGGAGGAGGTCCGCAAGCGCCGGGAAGTGAGTCTGAAGACTCGCGGGCGGAACATCGCCAGTGAGTCCATCAACGAGAAGTAG